From a single Solanum dulcamara chromosome 4, daSolDulc1.2, whole genome shotgun sequence genomic region:
- the LOC129884148 gene encoding replication protein A 70 kDa DNA-binding subunit B-like: MALRFNIEGITETHPIGLEKQIRAVVYGNDIDYYAEKLRLLNTYLIFTVRVKVSPTSYGRVINKFYWVLDKETLIEHVELTDELEKSLLPPTKLNITSFGSIAQMTPGPAVEIDIMEIVLHCGLSKYASRSQNRCREVIVSDDQQNQFLLTLWDDLGEIEGTELEDKIEKDKEFPIILGRNIGISPYQGMNELQYYTLSLQTKFNSTIRINPTYSRALELISWY, translated from the exons ATGGCTCTAAGATTCAATATTGAAGGAATAACAGAGACACACCCAATTGGACTT GAGAAACAAATCAGGGCAGTTGTATATGGTAATGATATTGACTATTATGCAGAGAAACTTAGACTGTTAAATACATATCTAATTTTCACTGTCAGAGTCAAAGTTTCACCAACTTCGTACGGAAGagtgataaataaattttactgGGTGCTTGATAAAGAAACTTTAATTGAACATGTCGAACTAACTGACGAGCTTGAGAAATCACTGTTGCCTCCGACCAAGTTAAATATCACATCTTTTGGTAGTATTGCTCAAATGACTCCAGGTCCTGCTGTGGAAATTG ATATTATGGAAATTGTTCTCCATTGTGGCCTTTCAAAGTATGCAAGCCGTAGTCAAAATAGGTGTCGTGAGGTTATTGTTTCTGATGATCA acAAAATCAATTTTTGCTCACTTTATGGGACGACTTAGGAGAAATTGAAGGAACTGAATTGGAGGATAAAATAGAAAAGGATAAAGAATTTCCTATAATCCTTGGAAGGAACATTGGAATATCTCCTTATCAAGGTATGAATGAATTACAATATTATAC TTTATCATTGCAAACTAAATTTAACTCCACAATCCGCATAAATCCTACTTATTCACGGGCATTAGAGCTCATCAGCTGGTACTGA